The Aythya fuligula isolate bAytFul2 chromosome 1, bAytFul2.pri, whole genome shotgun sequence nucleotide sequence TGTCTACTGGGGAGGGAACGACAAGTAATTTTacaggacagaggaaaaaatcagaagccTTCAAGGCCAGGCAGAGAGATTCCTTTGTAAAATATCTGAGCTGAAAGGTGCTGGGAAAGAATTACCTCATCATTATATTTTTAGATCCCATCACTTGCACAGACCTTCCCTCCTGGAGTCACCATGACTGAGACAGAACCAATGCCAATGCCAGCTAGAGAAAGGCTTGTCAGAGTTCCCAGAGCCTTTCATCTTGACAGGCTTTCCTCTGTCTCTGGATAATGAGGTGTGTATCAGGATTGTAGTCACACTCTCCATACTGGAATTATGCAAATCTTACAGCCCCAGAGGGGTTTGAGCCCTGCAAGGACAGCCAGCAGAAACTGAGGTATAGCTTTAACTGTTGTGATGACTGATTTTCAGTTGTGAGGTTGTATCACAGCAACAAATACATattacatgaaaagaaaaaaataataaaaaaaaaagtacctatCCACTCAGAATGATGTCAGATCTTTGCAGTCATGGAGGTACACATGCACATAGCTGAAGTAGTCACTTTTGTTGTGCATTTGATGTGCATGACTAATTTTCATCCAATTAGTAGCAGTGATCTAGATGGATGTATAATCCTTTTTAAGCATGACCAGGATCTTTGTGACTTAATCTTCAGCAACACTCCAgacacaggagagaaaaaaaggatcaaCTCCAGCTCCGTGCTGATAAAGCCCATCATGGACTCGACAGCGATACCACAGTCTGAGTGTCAGGCATAGCCAGCTTCTACAATAAGATGCACACTTTTCTCTAACCTGAGGTGAAGGCATAGAAATGGCTTTCTTAATGGCCTGTAGCACAAACCAGATGCTAGCATAAGGCCTTGGGGTGACCCATCACATCTTACATTTAGCAGCCAGTGCTCAGCACTACCATTGAGTTCTTGCAATATAACCTCAGAAGTACTGAGACATGGTTCACATCTTAGCAACAGCAGTTGtcagcaacacacacacaatttgcTTGATTCAAAAAGTGGCTAACATGGGTCTTTGACTAATTCATGGTTGCGCAGAGGTgagctaagatttttttttttcccatctggaAATTGATTCTATTTCTTACTTGTGCTTAAGTTAGTTCTCAGGCTCATGTATCAAACTCATGTAGCATAGTCACTTATATAAGGAAATGGGTTATTTATGATGCAGACAAATATCTTGGAATGAATGACAAAAGGCTTTCTTGAACTTACAACAATGGACTGGGAGAAAATGGCTTTCCTACAGTTGCCTAGTGCAGCATGCAGGGTGTTTTGAATGCAATATTTCAGAGAAGCTATCACCTGGAAACACAGTAACCCAGTGACATCCCAGCTTCTGCTCTCAAGAGCAGTCCCCAAGAATCTTGTAAACATGACAGAAAGAAGCCACTGGAAGTGGCAATGATAATTCTAAATTCATGGGTGCTCCAGGGGATATTGGGAGACACACTGTGTGCATTATCCCAGCCACAAACTTTATTACATGCTACCTTCATTTATGAATCGAGGAGAGTGTAGGACTAGATTTAGAGATTTTCAgggacaaaaaaacaaacttcgGAGTGAGTAGCATGCATGGTAGGCATGTAACCAAATTAGTGGACAGATATTTTAAGCTAGAAAACTGTATCTGGTTATTATACTTACTAATAAATGCATGATCTCTGTAGGTAAAATTCAGAGATTTGCTTCCAGGTGCATGAAAACTGATTGCTTTCACACAACTGATTACCACTCAAGTACTCCTTGGCTTACCAAGTATCCTGTGTGTCAAACAGCCCACTTAAcaggaaataagagaaaattgtaattgtattgattttaataaaaattactaataatattaaattataaatgtttattttaaaaacaaatatgtagaattaaaaaataatattggagAAGCGTATGCAGTCACGCTCGGCCCCGGAGAGAAAGAAGCCGGAGCGCCACCGCCCCGCCCGGAGCCGCCGGGGACCGGGAGGGGCGCGGCCgaggcggggccggggccggggccggggctgcggcggggcccCGGGAGGTGCCCGAGAGAGGCGGTGGAGGGCGGAGGGCGGAGGGTGaaggccccgccccgccccgccccggccgcAGGAGGGGACGCGCCGCCGGGACCGCCCCCGCCTCGCGCCCGCCCCTGCTTCCAACCAGGTCGGCTCCCCCGCTATAAAGGGCGCGGCGCGGCAGCGGGCCGCTCACAGCTcggctcaggcagcagcagcggcaccATGTCCGGCAGAGGCAAGGGCGGGAAGGGGCTCGGCAAGGGGGGCGCCAAGCGGCACCGCAAGGTGCTGCGCGACAACATCCAGGGCATCACCAAGCCGGCCATCCGGCGCCtggcgcggcgcggcggcgtCAAGCGCATCTCGGGGCTCATCTACGAGGAGACGCGCGGCGTGCTCAAGGTCTTCCTGGAGAACGTGATCCGCGACGCCGTCACCTACACCGAGCACGCCAAGCGCAAGACGGTCACGGCCATGGACGTGGTCTACGCCCTCAAGCGCCAGGGACGCACCCTCTACGGCTTCGGCGGCTAAAGCGCGCAGGCAGCTGTTTCTCGGACCCTCTCGACACCCCAAAGGCTCTTTTAAGAGCCGCCCACCTTCTCTTCAGAAAGAGCTGTATCGCGTTTGGTCGGGTTCTTGAAGCTGTTTCTGTACAGAAGTATGTTGCAACTAGTTTCTACCCGCCCCACTAAGGTTTTGGTGCCTAGCACCGTATCGTATCGTGGTGCTTGAGGCTGTTTCGCAGGGCTCTGTTACGTAATTCCCTTCCCACTTCCCTCGCTGCTCTTCGCGTTTAGCAGCCGCTTCCGGGACAAACTGGTTGGGCTGCTTGTTAACTGAGCGCTGTACGAGCCGGTGGCCCTTCCGAGGGAGGCGCCCACCGCTACTGAGAGCAAGCCTGCAATGTGCTGGGCGTAGGCTCCGATCCTCCCAGGGCTGTAGCCACGTCCGGAAAAGCCGCGAGCGAAGGGGGGGCCCTAGCGAGCAAAGGGGGAGGAAGGTATCCGCCTTGTCAAGCACCCTGAGGGCATGGGGGAGGCCACTCTTCCCTCCCAGTGGCTCCAgcccacagaaaaaaagcacagcgACCACGCGCGCTGGGCTCGCTTTAGGAGGCGGAGCGCCCTCACCCTTTGAAAAGCCCGCGCGGGGCAGCCACAGGCTCCAACTGCTCCCGCGCCACGGGCGGCTCTGCTCGAGCCCGGCTCGCCGCAGCTGGCGGCGCCTGGGCTGAGAGCGCTGCTCCGGGGGTGAGTGCGGGGCCTACGAGGAAGGGCCGAGGCTGCCCGGCCGCAACCGGGCTCTCCCATGTAGAGCCTGGGCGTTAGAGCAGGGCAAGACTCCCGCACACTTCTCGTCAGAAGGGCGGGCGTACgccccctctcctctctctctgtaCCTCTTCAACAGGAGCGTCTCAAGCTCTTTCTCGAGGCTGTGGGTGGCTCTGAAAAGAGCCTTTGGGTTTCAGTGGTCCGCGCCGGGCCTGTCTCCGGGGCCGCTTTACTTGCTCTTTGCCTTGTGGCTTTCGGTCTTCTtgggcagcagcacggcctgGATGTTGGGCAGCACCCCGCCCTGCGCGATGGTGACCTTGCCCAGCAGCTTGTTGAGCTCCTCGTCGTTGCGGATGGCCAGCTGCAGGTGGCGGGGGATGATGCGCGTCTTCTTGTTGTCGCGGGCCGCGTTGCCCGCCAGCTCCAGGATCTCGGCCGTCAGGTACTCCAGCACGGCCGCCAGGTACACCGGGGCGCCGGCGCCCACCCGCTCCGCGTAGTTGCCCTTGCGCAGCAGCCGGTGCACGCGGCCCACGGGGAACTGCAGCCCGGCCCGCGACGAGCGCGACTTGGCCTTGGCCCGCGCCTTCCCGCCCTGCTTCCCACGGCCTGACATCGCTGCTCGCTCTCTGCGCGCTGCACACACACCCGACGAGAAGCCCTCTCCGAATGAATTACCCGCGCCCCGCGGCCCGCCCTTATATCCCTTCCCCTTGCGCGGCCCGCGCCTCCTGATAGGCCCAGGCGCACCCGGGGAGCGCGCAGCCAATGCCCGAGCGAATCTCGCCCTCACCAATCGCTCTCGGCTGCTCGATCGCCGAGGCGGGGGGGATGCAGAGAGGGAAATGCAGATCTGTGTGTCTTTGGAGGACTCTCAGAGGGCAGAGGGGTGGGGGGTCTGGCAGACGAAACGCGGTAGCTTCAGTCGAATTCACAAAGATTCAATGACTTTAAACAGCGTCTAGTCCTCTGATTAAAATTAAAGTGTTGTTATCacatcatcagaaaaaaatagagtacattttttcactttaattcCATTACACATTTCCTAATTTTTATGTATCTTCGATACCATTGTTTCCTaccttctgatttcttttttactgcAATATTTCAAAAAGTTAAAGTAAGGCTTTTTAGAACTTAACGATAAACTAAAGCCTTTCTGCATGAAAACATCGATGctgaaaacatacatttttttttctgcatagggttaataaagaaatatgcagaagggaaagtaaaatatatttaagcttTTGTAAAGAATCTTCAGGTAGTATGTGGATATATTCctgaaatggaaatacaagTTGATACCGTGTATCAGAAATTATCCGTGTGACTAAGTACATAGAAAGGACAAAGACGGAACCAGGGGGTGGTCTTTTCCAAAGGCGgtaaatttaaaattagaatCCACCAATGAGATTCAGCGTGTATGTATCCGCCTATCAGAGCTGGGAACGCTGCTATATATACAGGCAGTGTGCGAACGCGCTCTCACTACCTTTTGTTGCTTCGCTTGCAGTAGCTGTTGCTAGCGATGGCGCGTACAAAGCAGACGGCGCGTAAGTCGACGGGCGGGAAGGCGCCCCGCAAGCAGCTGGCCACCAAGGCGGCCCGCAAGAGCGCGCCGGCCACGGGCGGCGTGAAGAAGCCGCACCGCTACCGGCCCGGCACGGTGGCGCTGCGCGAGATCCGCCGCTACCAGAAGTCGACGGAGCTGCTGATCCGCAAGCTGCCCTTCCAGCGGCTGGTGCGCGAGATCGCGCAGGACTTCAAGACCGACCTGCGCTTCCAGAGCTCGGCCGTGATGGCGCTGCAGGAGGCGAGCGAGGCCTACCTGGTGGGGCTCTTCGAGGACACCAACCTGTGCGCCATCCACGCCAAGCGCGTCACCATCATGCCCAAGGACATCCAGCTCGCCCGCCGCATCCGAGGGGAGCGTGCATAAGCAGATTTCAGTCACAAAATTTCAATTTTACACGACAACTATCATCATCCCAAAGGCTCTTTTAAGAGCCAATACATAAACCGTAAAAAGAGCTGTGGCACTCTTTATTGGAATATAATTGTGAACTATATCTTCAAGGTGTAGGTATCAGGTAAAGCAGATCATCCTTCTGAAAATCGTTTCTAAATTATAAATGGTTATTATTAAGTACAAACAAGGAGATACCATGTTTCCTTTGCCGGATCTCCCCTCACCCGCTGAGAGGCACCCGCCCAAACATTTCTCCCTGCCCCCATTCTCAAATCCCCCAGGTTTGCCATCCactcgcccccccccctccccccttagCGGCAGAGATGCCGTAGGAAAAAGGAGCGGTGACAAAAGGGACGAGAAGGACGGGGGCCGGCGCGGAAGCGGGCTGCAGCGGCTGGCGCCGAGTTTTCGCACCGCGATCGGAGCGGAGCCGCCCGGTGCGTCCCGCGGCGTCATTGGCTGGGCCGAGAAGGAGAGGTGGGGGGAAGGGTCGCTGTGCCGTGCCGATTGGTGAGGGCGAGATTCGCTCGGGCATTGGCTGCGCGCTCCCCGGGTGCGCCTGGGCCTATCAGGAGGCGCGGGCCGCGCAAGGGGAAGGGATATAAGGGCGGGCCGCGGGGCGCGGGTAATTCACTCGGAGAGGGCTTCTCGTCGGGTGTGTGTGCAGCGCGCAGAGAGCGAGCAGCGATGTCAGGCCGTGGGAAGCAGGGCGGGAAGGCGCGGGCCAAGGCCAAGTCGCGCTCGTCGCGGGCCGGGCTGCAGTTCCCCGTGGGCCGCGTGCACCGGCTGCTGCGCAAGGGCAACTACGCGGAGCGGGTGGGCGCCGGCGCCCCGGTGTACCTGGCGGCCGTGCTGGAGTACCTGACGGCCGAGATCCTGGAGCTGGCGGGCAACGCGGCCCGCGACAACAAGAAGACGCGCATCATCCCCCGCCACCTGCAGCTGGCCATCCGCAACGACGAGGAGCTCAACAAGCTGCTGGGCAAGGTCACCATCGCGCAGGGCGGGGTGCTGCCCAACATCcaggccgtgctgctgcccaAGAAGACCGAAAGCCACAAGGCAAAGAGCAAGTAAAGCGGCCCCGGAGACAGGCCCGGCGCGGACCACTGAAACCCAAAGGCTCTTTTCAGAGCCACCCACAGCCTCGAGAAAGAGCTTGAGACGCTCCTGTTGAAGAGGtacagagagagaggagagggggcGTACGCCCGCCCTTCTGACGAGAAGTGTGCGGGAGTCTTGCCCTGCTCTAACGCCCAGGCTCTACATGGGAGAGCCCGGTTGCGGCCGGGCAGCCTCGGCCCTTCCTCGTAGGCCCCGCACTCACCCCCGGAGCAGCGCTCTCAGCCCAGGCGCCGCCAGCTGCGGCGAGCCGGGCTCGAGCAGAGCCGCCCGTGGCGCGGGAGCAGTTGGAGCCTGTGGCTGCCCCGCGCGGGCTTTTCAAAGGGTGAGGGCGCTCCGCCTCCTAAAGCGAGCCCAGCGCGCGTGGTcgctgtgctttttttctgtgggcTGGAGCCACTGGGAGGGAAGAGTGGCCTCCCCCATGCCCTCAGGGTGCTTGACAAGGCGGATACCTTCCTCCCCCTTTGCTCGCTAGGGCCCCCCCTTCGCTCGCGGCTTTTCCGGACGTGGCTACAGCCCTGGGAGGATCGGAGCCTACGCCCAGCACATTGCAGGCTTGCTCTCAGTAGCGGTGGGCGCCTCCCTCGGAAGGGCCACCGGCTCGTACAGCGCTCAGTTAACAAGCAGCCCAACCAGTTTGTCCCGGAAGCGGCTGCTAAACGCGAAGAGCAGCGAGGGAAGTGGGAAGGGAATTACGTAACAGAGCCCTGCGAAACAGCCTCAAGCACCACGATACGATACGGTGCTAGGCACCAAAACCTTAGTGGGGCGGGTAGAAACTAGTTGCAACATACTTCTGTACAGAAACAGCTTCAAGAACCCGACCAAACGCGATACAGCTCTTTCTGAAGAGAAGGTGGGCGGCTCTTAAAAGAGCCTTTGGGGTGTCGAGAGGGTCCGAGAAACAGCTGCCTGCGCGCTTTAGCCGCCGAAGCCGTAGAGGGTGCGTCCCTGGCGCTTGAGGGCGTAGACCACGTCCATGGCCGTGACCGTCTTGCGCTTGGCGTGCTCGGTGTAGGTGACGGCGTCGCGGATCACGTTCTCCAGGAAGACCTTGAGCACGCCGCGCGTCTCCTCGTAGATGAGCCCCGAGATGCGCTTGacgccgccgcgccgcgccaGGCGCCGGATGGCCGGCTTGGTGATGCCCTGGATGTTGTCGCGCAGCACCTTGCGGTGCCGCTTGGCGCCCCCCTTGCCGAGCCCCTTCCCGCCCTTGCCTCTGCCGGACATggtgccgctgctgctgcctgagccgAGCTGTGAGCGGCCCGCTGCCGCGCCGCGCCCTTTATAGCGGGGGAGCCGACCTGGTTGGAAGCAGGGGCGGGCGCGAGGCGGGGGCGGTCCCGGCGGCGCGTCCCCTCCTgcggccggggcggggcggggcggggccttCACCCTCCGCCCTCCGCCCTCCACCGCCTCTCTCGGGCACCTCCCGgggccccgccgcagccccggccccggccccggccccgcctcGGCCGCGCCCCTCCCGGTCCCCGGCGGCTCCGGGCGGGGCGGTGGCGCTCCGGCTTCTTTCTCTCCGGGGCCGAGCTCGCCCCCGAGATCGGCGTGCTCCCTCCGCCCTGCCTCACTGGACCGAGTCCCGGCGCGTCCCTGCGCAGGGGGCCGGGGACCGTGGACCGTGGCGGCTCCTCGGAGCGATCCATCGGGCCCCGGCTCGCCCCACGGCAGGGTCTCCGAGCAATGCGGGatccctgctcctctgcctggcTTGTTGTCTTCTGCCATCTGCTGGGCATGAGTTCATTTTCATCAATAAATTCTGATAATTTTTAGATTTGACgtgaaaaataacttctggaGCAtgtattgatatatatatttttttgtctctgcttatcttttttttttttttttcgtaattatgattattttgtttattacttCTTTTGTCTCTCTGCATCACATCTTCTTCGTTATTGACATATCTACCCTTGGGTGTAAATTACCCTGTAGGTCTTGagtatgttttgtttgtaaGATTGGTTGCTGTTCTTACatatttttgatttcttcttttttgcattgcagaaAATCCCTGAACTTTTCATCTATAGTTATTTCGGTACTGGGTACAGTATGCATGCAACGAAGATGACTACAGTGTAAAAACACTTGAACGGTATGtccatatttcttttttcctgtcgGCCTTTTGTATTATGCATTTTGGTCCTACTTATGTCCCAAACTCTTGTAAATACTAGTAgatgtagaaataaataatatattgcaaaaattacaactaatatattttaaaaataatttataaaagaaTAGGCGAACTATAGAAAATATCCTTTTAAGTACCTGTGTAAATTCTGGATGTGTTTCTTGAAGAGTTTCTTAATGATAACTGTTCCCTGTTCTCTTAAATTATctgcatttttacttttcttacaATACTCTTCTTAGCTTCATCTTCATAAATCGTCAACATAGACTATCAATATAGAGACCAGA carries:
- the LOC116502375 gene encoding histone H4, yielding MSGRGKGGKGLGKGGAKRHRKVLRDNIQGITKPAIRRLARRGGVKRISGLIYEETRGVLKVFLENVIRDAVTYTEHAKRKTVTAMDVVYALKRQGRTLYGFGG
- the LOC116502357 gene encoding histone H2A type 2-C, which translates into the protein MSGRGKQGGKARAKAKSRSSRAGLQFPVGRVHRLLRKGNYAERVGAGAPVYLAAVLEYLTAEILELAGNAARDNKKTRIIPRHLQLAIRNDEELNKLLGKVTIAQGGVLPNIQAVLLPKKTESHKAKSK
- the LOC116502368 gene encoding histone H3; protein product: MARTKQTARKSTGGKAPRKQLATKAARKSAPATGGVKKPHRYRPGTVALREIRRYQKSTELLIRKLPFQRLVREIAQDFKTDLRFQSSAVMALQEASEAYLVGLFEDTNLCAIHAKRVTIMPKDIQLARRIRGERA